The Candidatus Poribacteria bacterium region CACAGAAACAGGCAAAGCGCTACCAATCACTCGCACCAGAGGTTGCGAAACGCCGGCTGCACGGTTTTCTACTCAGGCGTGGATTTGACTATGAGACGATCCAGAGTGTAATCGAGCGAGTGTTGATCAAAGGAAATGGACAATGACATCAGATGAAATCAGGTCGGGTTTTCTAGAATACTTCCGAAAACAGGGGCATACGGTTGTTCCGAGTGCTCCGTTAATACCTGCCGACGACCCAACCCTACTGTTCACAAACGCCGGGATGAACCAGTTTAAGGACGTCTTTCTCGGAACGGGGCGACGCGAGTACAGACGGGCTGCTGATACCCAAAAAGTGCTACGCGTCAGTGGGAAGCATAATGATCTGGAAGAGGTTGGCTACTCCCCGGGGCACCATACCTTTTTTGAAATGTTGGGAAATTGGTCATTCGGTGATTACTACAAGCGTGAAGCGATTGGCTACGCTTGGGAGTTAATCACAGAGATCTGGAAAGTTCCCAAGGAACTCCTCTGGGCGACGGTTCACGACACCGACGACGAGGCCGAAAAACTGTGGCTTGAGGAAACCGATATACCGCTTGACCGCATCCGTCGATTTGACAAAGACAATTTCTGGGAAATGGGAGAGACAGGTCCCTGTGGTCCTTGCTCTGAACTTTTTGTCGATCTCGGTCCTGAGATGGATCCGGCATCGGTTGACGACCCGAATACAGGTCCCAATATCAGCGAACGCTTTCGCGAGATCTGGAATCTGGTGTTTATTCAATATAACCGAGATGCAGCAGGTGAACTCCACCCGTTACCCGAAAAGCACGTAGATACCGGTATGGGGTTCGAGCGGATAGTTGCCATCATGCAAGGCGTTGATTCTAACTATAAAACGGACGTGTTCAGCCCGATTCTTGAAGCGATCTCTAACATCACCAATCAGGATTATTTTGATGATGAGCGTGGTGTGCCGCATCGTGTTATCGCAGATCATATTCGATGCCTTACCTTTGCTATTGGTGATGGCGTGATGCCTTCTAATGAAGGGCGCGGTTATGTCATCCGCCGTATCCTTCGTCGGGCGGTGCTATATGGCAAGCGGTTGGGCATGGAAGAACCGTTCATCTACAACCTTGTGGACAAGGTTGTAGATCTACTCGGTCCTGTTTTCCCCGATGTGCTGCCTCGTCACGATTTTATTAAACGGATTATTCACGGTGAGGAGGGGCGGTTCCATCAGACCCTAGATCGTGGGCTAGAAATTCTCCAGGGTTCGCTCGACGAACTTGATACGCAGCAGCAGTCTGTTCTGTCAGGGAATCGAGCCTTTGAATTGTACGACACCTTTGGATTCCCACTAGATCTGACACAGATGCTTGCAAGGGAACGTGACTTTACGGTTGATGAAGACGGGTTTACAGCAAGTATGTCGCAGCAGCGCGA contains the following coding sequences:
- the alaS gene encoding alanine--tRNA ligase, which gives rise to MTSDEIRSGFLEYFRKQGHTVVPSAPLIPADDPTLLFTNAGMNQFKDVFLGTGRREYRRAADTQKVLRVSGKHNDLEEVGYSPGHHTFFEMLGNWSFGDYYKREAIGYAWELITEIWKVPKELLWATVHDTDDEAEKLWLEETDIPLDRIRRFDKDNFWEMGETGPCGPCSELFVDLGPEMDPASVDDPNTGPNISERFREIWNLVFIQYNRDAAGELHPLPEKHVDTGMGFERIVAIMQGVDSNYKTDVFSPILEAISNITNQDYFDDERGVPHRVIADHIRCLTFAIGDGVMPSNEGRGYVIRRILRRAVLYGKRLGMEEPFIYNLVDKVVDLLGPVFPDVLPRHDFIKRIIHGEEGRFHQTLDRGLEILQGSLDELDTQQQSVLSGNRAFELYDTFGFPLDLTQMLARERDFTVDEDGFTASMSQQRERSRADWKAAGGGDTGEAIYADILNEYDTTEFLGYDRSHAEAEVIALIRGDELASGVHEGEEVSVILNQTPFYGDSGGQVGDIGVIASENAKLEVIDTVKPVLDLFVHKCKVVEGEITPQTPVEAGIDVARRQHIAVSHTATHILHHALRAVLGTHVGQAGSLVESGRLRFDFTHYEAVSPEHLHEIESEINDRVRLNNAVETEYLPLQAAKDRGALAFFGEKYGEIVRFVRIGDYSKELCGGTHVRAAGEIGLVKITSESSIAAGVRRIEALTGAAAYQRIHSEDETLTAIANLLKTSKQSTPERIEAVLQTNRELERQINALQSQVAQSQVGDLVNNAVTIDGFRVIAAALENTDRNGLRQLVDDLKNRLGTGVVVLASATGNDVAFAAGVTPDLVQNRGLQAGKIIQAVTRLADGRGGGRPEL